A stretch of DNA from Malus sylvestris chromosome 9, drMalSylv7.2, whole genome shotgun sequence:
TGACAGTAATAAAGTAAAAGTTACTcataataaatataatgaatttTAGTTTGAAACGCCAATAAAGGGTGTATTTATACCGTGAGAGAGAGTATTTTTTAGATAACAGTCTCATGAAACACATTAAAGCAAATGATTAGGGAGTCAACCGGTTGTTATGGGGATGAAAAACGCACAGAAATTTCTCCGCTTAAACATTTGTACATATTACTTTCTGTTGACCAAGCCAAAtccagagagagagaattgacTAAGTAGCAAGCATGGAGAAAACGTGGTACCCTTCATATCATTCTTTACTCTTTGATGGAACGTCAGGTCACCCATCACCCATAACCCATcacaataaataattaaatattgccGAATAAAGTAAGAAAATTGgaaattcttttaatttttgaagtATTCATCAATTTACTCTCTGAACTTGTGATCATTGGCAAATTtttccctcaactttaattttggccaatttctccgctaaactctcataattagtcaatttacaCCCTACTGttaatctttttaatttttcatctatTCTTCCGTTAAGTAGGTATCTGCATGACTGTCTTTgaatggcaaaaaaaaaatcaatttgcaCCCTTCTGTCATTTTCCGTTAAGTAGGTTTCCCTACACCTTAACAAAGATAGAAGAAGCCAAGGGAGGAGGCGACGAGGTGTGGGCAGCTGCAAACTGCAAAAGCAGCATATCAAATGGACTGGGTTGCAAACAGTGGAGGAGGGAGGCGTTGGCGGTAGTCGCAGGCTCGACTTGGAGAAAAGGAAGAGCAAGAGAAAGtttaaagaaaaggaagaagatagaAGGTGTagggaaaataatttttttgcccTTTAAAGGCTCATGCGAATACCTACAAAGGAaaaatagatggaaaattaaaaaaaaaattaacactagggtgcaaattgactaatgaTGAGAGTTAAGggaggaaattggccaaaattaaaattgagaggAAGGAATTAGccaatccttacaagttcaatggtaaattgatgaatacctcttaATTTTTAGGGCACATCACATGGTAGATGTTAGTCGTTTGATTTTGTATATCAtcgatttaattatttaatatttagtGTCGTATTAGCGAAGCCAGCAGGCATGCATATCATATCATATGGTTGGTTGGTTAGTGGTAACTTGCACGAAATTTCCTTGTGTCTGTCTAATGCACTACAATCTACAAGTTTGGCATGAAACATTCAAAGTCTTTTGAATCAACATCGTAGAAAATCAGAAAACGCCAAGTGACAGGGACAAATCACCATACTCGTTTTTTCAACTTTCGGGTTTGAACGCTTGGTATTTCATTCTGGTATTATAATATGTGGTCTCTTCTTAGTTTGTGTTTGGAAAAACGAGTACAACTTTAACGTTATGTTTGGACGAAAAaattaaacttgaaatttaaataaaagttagaatttataaatttacatgcatcaattttgtttgtttgaattcataaaaaatttagaatttttgtgtggaaaaaaaatggaatttgggacctcaaattcttaagtttAAATTCTATGTAAATAGACGTTATTTCTCAATTTATAAATTGAGactttaaaaataacaaatttcgtattcaattccattgtttttttaggttaaccaaacaagaaaattcacaaattctagaaaataaaatcccgtcattttaaaattccttagtaatcttaaattttttcatccaaatataatataatattatgtaGCACTCAATAATATGAGTGTATTAGTCGTTCGATTTGATTTTCACAATTGTCAATTTTCTATCTCAACTAGTTATTTTTCGTAGCCCTCAGTGCCACctcccattaaaaaaaaaattgtaaaagaaTTACcagttttctaatttttttatgatATAACAGTagtattcaaaataaaattaatttgactattataaaattaaaaccgCACCGCATAGTTTGAATTTGTGAAATTGCAGAATAAAAGCTGCAATGTATGTAGCATACATCATGAGCTTCAAGTTGTGGAGTTAaggttttttattcttttttgattaaaaaatatatatttcttttctaaTTATAAAGGTCTGAAAATCATGGGCCTGTGTAATTGACCTATAGTTAATTAGAGTGGTGATATTCCCACCCCGGTgtcttatttccccacccacctttttatgaattttttaattacaaatttatcCATTTGTAAAATGACTAATAGGGACCTTACTTACTCCTTTttgcattaattttttttataaaaaaagaaaagaaaagaaaagtttagAAAATTTGTCTCCCATAAACCCTAACTCATTATTTTCATCCCCTTTCATTCAGAGAAAGCAAAATCGTtcagagaaagcaaaaagaatgaatttagaagATGACATTTCTATGGAACAAGTAGATGACTATGTTTCCGTCGAACAAGTAAAAGATAATTTTATGCGGACCATCTTGATTTGTCGACATGAATAATTGAAGCATAGCTTTGTgactttttatttgaatttgcatTAGGCTATGGTACAATTTGTTTCATGTTTTCGTATGAGAATTCCTAGAATTCGTTGGCATTGTTTTAATTAGGTTAGGGAAAATTTTGCAATTGGTTAATTGATATCGAACCTGTTAGCGAGGGCTGGGGAGGTTCCACCAACAGCGTCACAATCTTGCTCTGAATCTTTGCCTTTTAGTAAATTTTCCAATTGGTTAATTGATACCGAACCTGTCGAAGTGCTTCACTGAAACCTGAATAGGTTATGTAATCACCAGGATTATCAGCCTTTAGAAAGGCAAAGGCATCATCCTCTGTCAGCGAAGCTCTTCGTAGTTGGTATTGAATTGTGAAAATTTATCCCATTAGAAACAGAACGGACAACAATGTGACTGAAAAAAGTATACAGGCAATGAACATgtattgctgctgctgctgtatCCGAGGTTGTTCCTTTTTGGTCAATTTCGTTTATGGTTTATCACTGgggttttttgttttatgaGTTAATGGGGAGTAGCTTCATTAAATTTTAGAGAAATTTATCTCTAATTATATATagggttattttaggaataatagtgggtgagaaaataacattttaattttttaattttttatagtgggtgtaaatataacgtgggtggggaaataagacACGGGATGAGTTTAGCAGCTCTCGTTAATTAATAAACATAAGATTGACTAAGTCCAATACAAAAAATAACTCTTAACATATGCTTGATTATTATGGAATTCATAGATATGTGAGGAATCCGCTCCTCCTGCACGGAAGGTGTATGAAGAAATACTTGAATGAAGGATATTGTCACTGCTACTGCGCTGCTCTCGCCATATTTATCTTTTGATGGTAATTAATCTTTTATTAATTACCATAAAAAAGTAGGAAGGGTATAAATGAAAGATTAAATAGTAGGATAccaattaactattaaaaaatagaaAGGGGTGTGGGAAAAGTAgttaagggtgtgtgaaaatcacaacccTATAATAAATATcacttatttatatgatatataattaGTTAAATTCACTTAGTCTACTTAGGCGCTAGTGCATAACGTTTTGTAGAACCCTGCTCATTAGACAATTATATAATggaattataatatataaacgATGCTTAAAATCCTCCATCAAATATTCTGATTAGTCTAAATTCTCCTTTGAATATTTCGAGTAGTCTAAATCTCATTCAAATATTTTGTTTAGTacaaatcctcattcaaatatTCTGGATAGTTCTCTATAAAGTGAGGTCACCTAGGTGAATGAAGTATTGTCTAATCCTCTTGCATACCATGGACTTAGACCTCGAACGGTTGTCAATAATTTCGAGGACCTTTTGCCCTTTCAAATTTCGCACCTCTCCTAAACAATTCTTGGTTTTGCCACTGTCCCAAAGTGATTGGGCACAAAGCAAAATGTCCCTAGAGTGATGATAAACTCTCCCCGCTCTCTTCTCCCTACTCACTTTTCAATAGTTTTTAATACCAATTTTACCTTCTTGTAAAGTGACATCTAAGGACCaaagtagaaaaagaaaaagaaaaaagaattctCTTCTATGTTCACTAGCCTATACTGCTGCAGAATTAATATGAGTCTGCAAAATCTTCAAAGATATAGCCCCTCTAACGTTCCTAAACTTTGGTGTAACAATGTCTCTACCCTTTCTTTGGCATCTAATATAGTATCTCATGCTCGCATAAAACACGTGAAAATAGATTACCACTATATAAGAGAACTAGTTTTGGcaaatttggttaaagtttAGTATGTCAGTACTCAGCATCAAATTGCTAATATTCATACTAAGTCACTATCCAATGCCAGATTCAAGTTTCTACCGTCTAAGCTTTCTTTGGGTTCCCTTCTGattagcttgagggggtgtaaaggGACACCTCATACTTAGATATTTTAGTTAGTTTGGACAGCTGTAAATTGGTTACAACTGTTATGTAACTAATCCTTGGGTTACTTAGTTAATCAAGTGTAATTAGTCACTAAGCTTACTTAGCAAAGTGTAAATATACTTAGTCGTAATTACTTCTTCATTAAGTAATGAAATACAGAAAGCAGGTTCTCTATCTGTAattagaatattttttttcattactcTAACAAGGAAAAAACATTTCGCCATAACTTATGGTTCCTCACAAATCCAATGAAGCTCTCCTATAATCGTCGTGGCATATATGGTATTGTCATCTCCCGATCCGACTCATTCCCATCCCGAAAGGGGCGGCCGAAGTTTTTGTGTAGTTTTGGATTGTGCAGACCTTGATGGGCTTAGAAGATTTCCATAGCTGTTGGATAATTAGTGGTGGGCTAGCGTTTGTTAAATTaccgtttgataatcattttagtttttatttttcgaaAACTAGAAGATGAAAATTTGTTTAGTCTCCAAAAAGCGTGAGACAAAATTTTTACAAATAAATGATTGTTAAACGACCCTTAAGTAGAATGCAGCTTTAGTAGACTGCCATTTATTTCTTTGAACGATCATCTATAtctaaactattttttcaaaGAAATGATTGTTAAAGAATATTGTCTAGTTGTATttatcttcacttataagtgagaaattTCATGTTCGATGATTGTTATTACGAGTTTGAATCAAATTATTGGAGCAATCCCTATTGTCAAACCGATCATGtactaattataattaataattaCTTTGATATACAAAACGATAACTACGAAATAGGATTCGGAGTTAAGAATTCCATTCTAACACATTCGTACAGATGAGTAAGATGGTTAACCAATTCTTTGATAATTTCAAGCTAGATTCCTCCGAAATTGAATCATTTTTTCTActcaaatacaaacaaatatttttatatttccaCTTTAAGTCAACCCTTCTCTGTTTTACAGGCCATACAGCTGCAAaccaacaaaaattaaaataaaataaaatgaacatCATACAGCTGGAAATATAGGTTTGCcaaacaaaactcaaaagtcCAATTAAATATCGACTTCCGAAATAATGAACTGCCTTGACGAAAGCGTccctttttatataaaaaataaaaacaagagaAATGTCATGAAACAGTTGTAAAGAATTGAGCCATTCTAtgacaaaatattaattttcaagttaacaCATTAAGGCCCATTTGTAGAGAATCAAGGTCCCAAATCCGGTTGGGCCAACTTTAAGTAAGGGCCCGACAGCTTCCAATCTCTCACTCGGATGTcgtttctctctcctccattCCCCGTTCTAAAACTCTTTGTTTAGCGTCGGCTAGACATCACTTGGGAGCTAGGCGGCTGTCCACCGCTTCGAGTAATTCTTAGCTGGTTTAGGTAGGAAGGGCCTAGGCGCCTGCCCAGACCAGTCTAAGCAATCGTCGATGTTACGATTCTCATttagaaaatagataatttcTATTTTTGAAACGTGGTTGCTGACTGGGACACGCCACTTTACTAAATTTGATAAAGTGGTTTCACATCTTTTGGGAAACAAATTTTGTAGCTAATGCCTTAACTAGACAAATTCACTCATTACAAAATTTACATGTTTGAAAGTATAATATTCTTAATAAGACGTATAATGTTTTTATGTTTGATTGTATTGGAACCAGCTGTCTCTCATCAAAtgaattactttctcaaaaaaaaaaaaaaaaaaaaaaaaaaaaccaactgcTCGAGCAAAACTAGAGATCACTATTGGGAGATAAACTCACTTGTAACTAAAGACactatgtgaaaattatgtatTAAACGAATaatgcacttttttttttgtgaacaattaatattatctacactaagggaggtGGGTTAAGCCTCACAACGGTTTTAGCAATAATGCGGTTCAAATTTGTTTctagcgagaatcgaacttaagacctctcacttatcaATTGAGAAAAATACTATTAGACTGTGGtactaagtaacgaataatgcACTTTTTAAACGGGAAACGCCACAAAAACTTAACTGGCCTTCCCCTAGGTAGACAGCAAGGAAATCATTTGCTTGATCTCCTTAAATACTGCCTGCAAGACTCGTGCAACTCTGAAAAttgaatctttttttattttctcccttCTAGATTGTTCCTGGCAAATAGTGTGCTGTACTGGTAACCTCTACGTAGCCAACCGCACACACCATATACTACTccaaaaatactaaaataattaatattttatttttttgaaaagacAAAACTCCACAAAAATATGCTCCATGATCTTGTTACAGCTTAAAGTATTGTGTTACGCTCCcttcaaaaccaatttattagtttttattaatttaagaTTATCAACTAAGAATATCGttgtataaataataaaattactaATAATGCAATTATACGATTGATATTCTTAAAGAGGTGCAAAATGTTGCATGTGTAAGTGCAAAACATGCATGCACGTGAATGTCGTCGGTAGATTAGTTGACTTCATTAATTTCATCATTAAGTTCtttattactattattattaatttagttAATCAATTAGTGTATTAATTAGTTAATCATAGACAACAGAAAACTTATGTGAAAAATACATGGGCTGGTATCTTATGGAGGCCCAAGTCCAAGTCGAAGAAGAGTGGTGCTCTTACTATGGGCCTTGATTGCGGATGCATTATATAcacaaatttaattatttaaacatTTTAATGACAATTTTGTCTAGTTCTTTAGGTATTTGATGTTCCAGTGCTTCAATTTCTAGACCAACTCTGAACCTTGTTTACTTATAACAAATAAGAAATTGCCACATTAGTTATTTAATGTTACggtctatattttttttttatatttgtaggTGAGATGTCTAAGATTCGAAGTAGAATCAAATTACCATGGTCAGCCCAATGTGAGACCTAGATCACTCCCTCAcctgtgtagataatatcatatgtattaaaaaagaaaagaaaagaaaagaaattatcacattaattggtaattaacaTGTAACCGAGGAGGAATTAGTCTAGATTGACGCTTTGCTTCTTGGTAATTTCATTCttcatgtttttcaaatgtttctCTATTGTAGAGTTTGACTGTCGTTcggtctttttttttaataattttttatgcaaATGATATTCTACACTAATTCTTCTATTAATAAAAGAGAGATTCAAATTTTGGGAGCAAAGGGTCACATTGCTTTGACCAACTTATCTAAGTTAAGATGcgctgatttatttattttatatttttgtattacTAGCTAGTCCAAAAACACTAAGCGAGAGGGGAAATAAATTGAATCCAAGACAGAGTGAGTTAAAAAAAAGGCCCTAACTGATAACGCACTTACAAGTTACAATATATGATGATTTCTAAATGAGTAAATAAAAGGCTAAAACTTCACTTTGATTCAACAAAAATGTCACTTTCCAAAATTCCTTCAAAGTGCCAAGTTCGTTTGTGTGTTGTGAATTATTGGGACAATTTATTCAAAAACTCTCGAATGCCTTGGTTGAAGAAGCAGGTACACGGCCGTCAATATACATACGTTGAAGACGGAAGAGTAATATTCGTGTTTGATTGCTTAGAGTTTGAATGGAATGGTCAAAATTCAACCCCAATCAAAGTCTACATGTTGTCATCCGTTTTCCTTTCGTTCTTCTTCACTCTTTCTATCTTGTTCTCTTGGGTAACGTCTTAGCGGTAATCTTCTTGTGTTCGCCTATGCGTTTGCCTTACACTAACACAAACACTTCTCAAATttccaattttcttttgtaatatAGTGATGTTTTACAATAATGGTTGGGAGGAGGATTACATAATGGAAAATATGACATCAAACTTGTTATTTACAATTGAAAACTTAAATGTTCGCACTTACAATTGCAGATGAACACTAGTAGAGTGTAGTACTCGTTCAACAATTTAACAATTTGACAATAGAATAAAAAAGATTAATCATGTGTTGTACATCTCCATGATATATTTGAGATTCATTCTGATCCTAAGTTATAATTGTACTAGAAAAGGGAAATACTATGATTAGTCACATGTAGAATGATTGATTTTTGACTGTAGATACATATAGAGGGGTTCACTGCGCCCATGCATATCTACGACCAGTAATAAGCACAGTTTATTTACGTGCAACCAACCGTAACTAAAACTCGTAATCATCATAATAAACatctataaataaaaaaagatttaCATACGAATTTTTTTGAAGCCTTAACAAACACTATTCAAACGTCTTGAACCAATAATACAATGACACGTGCTAGTCTTCCTCGACGGACAACATAAATTCACCTTTATGAGTAGAACACCGGCGGCAAAAGAATTCCCCAAGTGTTTCGGACAGTCATGCTACTCGAAGTAAGGAAAAGTCCAAACTGTCAAAAATCTTCAAAccaaaaatttaacaaaatccCACAGCTGCCTTTTTTGAAGGGAAGGACAACTATCATCCTATTTCCCTCAACTTCCCCATTCTTTCCCCCAAAATTTCAattcccccccccctccccccaccATCACCGCAAGCTCGAAAGTCTGCGTTTCATTTCATGGAATCTCCACCGCCGCCGCCTTCGCTTCAAGAGCTAGACGCGGCGGAGAATATTATTCTCCTCTGGGACTCCACGGCTTCCGAGGAGGCCCGAGAGCGAATGATATTCGACGGCCACCGCGACGAAATCGATCGCTACTTACAGGCCGTCGATGAAATCCAACGCTCTCTGTCCTCAGCCACGCTTGCTTCAGAGGGCGAACAGTCCAAGCTCAACTCTGCCATCCAGATCGCCATGGCTCGGTTGGAGGACGAGTTCCGCAACATCCTCCTCAGCCACACCACTCCCATCGAGCCTGACTCGTTTTCCTCCGCTGATCCGAGCTCGTCAACTCACTCCTACGTCGCTGATTCGAGCTCCGAGTTCGAGGATTACTCTGCTGAAGACAACGGCGGTTTGACCACACCTAAGGCCTCCTCCGTCTCTGCCGGTGACGTCGACGAGCTTCTCCAGCGCGGCGATTCGTCGAACACTTGCAGCTACCGGTCCGCCAGCAGCATCCGCGAGCTCGATCTCATTCCCTCCGATGCGGTATTCGATCTCCGCAACATCGCTGAGCGGATGATTGCTGCCGGCTACCTCCGCGAGTGTATTCAGGTCTACGGCGGCGTCAGGAAGGGGGCGGTGGACTCGAGTTTCCGGAAGCTAGGGATTGAGAAGCTGAGCATCGGAGACGTTCAGAGGCTGCAGTGGGAGCAGCTGGAAACCAAGATCCGACGGTGGATACGCGCCGCCAAGGTCTGCGTGAGGACCGTCTTCGCCTCCGAGAAGAAGCTCTGCGAGCAAATCTTCAATGGCATCGGCACCGCCATTGACGACGCTTGCTTTATGGAGACAGTCAAGGGCCCCGCGATTCAGCTCTTCAACTTCGCCGAGGCCATCAGCATCAGCCGGAGGTCGCCCGAGAAGCTCTTCAAGATTCTCGACTTGCACGATGCTCTGATGGACTTGATGCCAGATATCGAATCGGTTTTCGAATCGAAATCGTCGGAGTCGATTCGGATTCAGGCGGTGGAGATCTTGTCGAGGCTGGCGGAGGCAGCGAGGGGAATTCTATCTGAGTTTGAGAACGCCGTGCTTCGCGAACCGTCTAGGGTTCCCGTCCCCGGCGGAACGATTCATCCATTGACTCGGTATGTGATGAATTACATCAGTTTGATATCGGATTATAAGCAGACTTTGCATGAGCTTATTGTGTCGAAGCCCTCCACGGGGTCGCGGTACTCCGGCGACCCCACGACTCCTGATATGGAGTTCGCCGAGTTGGAGGAGAAGACCCCTCTGGCTCTGCATTTGATTTGGATTATTGTGATTTTGCAATTTAATTTGGATGGCAAGTCTAAGCACTATAAGGATGCTTCAATAGCTCACTTGTTTATGATGAACAATGTTCATTACATTGTCCAAAAGGTGAAAGGGTCCCCGGAATTGAGGGAAATGATCGGAGACGACTACTTGAGGAAGTTAACCGGGAAGTTCCGCCAGGCAGCTACTAGTTACCAGAGAGCTACTTGGGTAGGGGTGTTGTATTGTTTGAGAGACGAAGGGTTACATGTTAGCGGGAGTTTTTCTTCCGGGGTGTCGAAGAGTGCATTGAGAGAGAGGTTCAAGTCATTCAATGCTATGTTTGAGGAGGTTCATAGGACCCAAGCTACTTGGTTGATACCGGATACTCAGCTTAGGGAGGAGCTAAGGATATCTATTTCAGAGAAGTTGATCCCAGCATACAGGTCATTCCTTGGGCGGTTCAGGAGCCATATAGAAAGTGGGAAGCATCCAGAAAATTACATTAAGTATTCGACCGAGGATTTGGAGATGGCTGTATTGGATTTCTTTGAGGGGTACTCGGTATCCCAGCACTTGAGGAGGAGATCTCAGTGAATGTGATCAAATTGAAGCTAAGTTTTGCAAGTTTAGAAACTAGGACacattctttgaattttttgggGAGTTTTTGGGTGATGATGGTGCTGGTCAGTCTGGGATTCATCGAGCCTTccatttcattaaaaatcctaCATAGTTCAATATTCTGTTGATTGGGGGAGGTCAGATTGTTTTACGAAGATCTCGGTTGTAGCTCTACAGAGCGGCCAAGTCTACACGCCCGAATGCTTCTGCCCTGTAAGCATGTTAATTATTATTACTACCACAATCTAGATTTTGTTTCATTTGTTCATATTCGAATTGTTGTGCGTGTGCGTTGttccattttttgttttaatatcaAGAAGCCGTTTCTTATAGTAGTAGCTCCAGGTTACTTGTATACCATGTCATATATTTTAGCTTTTGATGAGGCAGATTTCCGAAACACACTTCAGATTTATAACTTTTCTAGAAATGAATGAGTTAGTTTTATGTTAACCGAAAGTTGTTCGTATAAATATTCGCCATCACTCTGCATACGCATAAATTTCAACCGAAATGCGTATTTACATACAGTTACTTGGTTCCTCTATCCCCTTCGGTTTTCGGGTTAAGGTGCCTATGCCATCTCTCTTTCGGTTTTCGGTATGTAAAACGACTCGGCTTTTGTTGtattggttttgtttcttgtGTAATATGCTGATTAAGTTCACTTTGATAGTTTTCTGTATCTTACTAAACGGATAATTACAGATTGAATTTCGCTCCATAAACGTAGCGATGTTTGGATAGGGTGATGTTATAACGGAAATTGTAACGATATTGGTTTAGTATAGCAACTAGCTCTTAGTGTAGCGATGTTGCTCTTCCCCATGTTGAAACAGCTGCCAATTACGCAAACACCAGAAAGCCATGTGCACAAGATTAACCGGTGATTTTGCTTCTTTCGTTGCTCGAAAGTAAAATGTCTTCGACTAAATTTGCGTACTACCTCGCAGGCATAACGCCGATTTAAGCCCTGAACTCAAACCGAGGGAAAGCACTGAATGAATATGTGAACCGCCAATGAAATTTCTACTTTTGAATACAAGCGATACTATTATTTAAAGTTACATTGGGAAAGGAAAGTGAGTAAAGTTACATTGGGAAAGGAAAGTGAGTTTGAACGCAGGATGCAGTGAGTCGAAGGCCATAATCACGAGTCGAAGGCTACAATCACTAGAACAATCGACCACTTGCAAACCACCAATGATATTATCACAAAGAAACACAACAAATCTCCTTTACCCACCTTTCTTCTACTCGTGCGAAGATTCAGGAACCAATTAAACAAATACATTAAGGACTAAAAAGCAAACATTAAATTAAGCGAACTAATTTTATAATCTCAACATACAAATTTCTATGCCATGATCCGTGCTCCTCTGTGTATCATGTGTTCCCGAGCAGCTGGAAATTGTTGCAATGCCAACAAATATTCCAGCTGGGTTCTGTTTTTACTCTATCTTGTCTTCTTCATCGTTGCCATTTGAGGCCCCATTGCTGCCTTTCA
This window harbors:
- the LOC126634614 gene encoding exocyst complex component EXO70A1-like gives rise to the protein MESPPPPPSLQELDAAENIILLWDSTASEEARERMIFDGHRDEIDRYLQAVDEIQRSLSSATLASEGEQSKLNSAIQIAMARLEDEFRNILLSHTTPIEPDSFSSADPSSSTHSYVADSSSEFEDYSAEDNGGLTTPKASSVSAGDVDELLQRGDSSNTCSYRSASSIRELDLIPSDAVFDLRNIAERMIAAGYLRECIQVYGGVRKGAVDSSFRKLGIEKLSIGDVQRLQWEQLETKIRRWIRAAKVCVRTVFASEKKLCEQIFNGIGTAIDDACFMETVKGPAIQLFNFAEAISISRRSPEKLFKILDLHDALMDLMPDIESVFESKSSESIRIQAVEILSRLAEAARGILSEFENAVLREPSRVPVPGGTIHPLTRYVMNYISLISDYKQTLHELIVSKPSTGSRYSGDPTTPDMEFAELEEKTPLALHLIWIIVILQFNLDGKSKHYKDASIAHLFMMNNVHYIVQKVKGSPELREMIGDDYLRKLTGKFRQAATSYQRATWVGVLYCLRDEGLHVSGSFSSGVSKSALRERFKSFNAMFEEVHRTQATWLIPDTQLREELRISISEKLIPAYRSFLGRFRSHIESGKHPENYIKYSTEDLEMAVLDFFEGYSVSQHLRRRSQ